Proteins co-encoded in one Christiangramia fulva genomic window:
- a CDS encoding TonB-dependent receptor, producing the protein MRSRLFVFFSLLFSICEAQEIKVLEKDTKQPLSNVAIFNKNKSEFAVTDSLGVADLSKFTAYEVLTFSSVSHLDLFLTKKEILQNNGVVLIPLDENELDQVVISVARFKLQRDEIPQKIVSISPSEVQLAAPQTSADLLESTGQVYVQKSQLGGGSPMIRGFATNRLLITVDGVRMNTAIFRSGNLQNVISIDPLFIDKAEIILGPGSVVYGSDAIGGVMNFYTLEPNFSIDENTSFSGNIYSRFATVNNENTVHTHLNIGREKWAFMSAVTYSDFGDLKMGSHGPDDYLRPDYATRENGEDVMVENEDSEVQKPTGYNQLNLLQKINYKPSGDWNFDLGLIYSETSDIPRYDRLYRKRDGVFRSAEWYYGPQKWLLGDINIGHSGNSALYDKAKFTAAYQFFAESRHDRAFGDPILFSTEEKVNAWSATLDYEKDFSDSKLFYGFEYVINTINSEGNFRNIETEETGATASRYPDGSSWQSMAIYVGHQWRLQNDLSLQSGLRYNQVLVNASFEDQFYDFPFENADINTGALTGSLGINWKQSDFLRLRAAASTAFRAPNIDDIGKIFDSEPGSVVVPNPDLKPEYAYNGEIGADLNFNEKIKLTLSGYYTYLDNAMVRRDFSLDGKTFIDYQGEPSRIQAIQNVSHAYVYGIEAGLEANVTENLQLNSQFSYTYGREEEGGEYVPLRHAAPLFGNAHLIWQKRKFKFDIFTEYNGQFDFEDLAPGEQDKPYLYALDENGNPYSPSWYTLNLTGQYRMNSNWLATVSVENITDQRYRTYSSGIAAAGRNLIIALSYSF; encoded by the coding sequence ATGAGATCCCGACTCTTTGTATTCTTTTCCCTTCTTTTTTCTATTTGTGAAGCCCAGGAAATAAAAGTGCTTGAAAAAGATACCAAACAGCCGCTTTCTAATGTGGCAATTTTTAATAAAAACAAGTCTGAATTTGCGGTTACCGATAGCCTTGGGGTTGCCGATTTATCAAAATTCACTGCTTACGAAGTTCTTACCTTCAGCTCGGTAAGCCATCTGGATCTCTTTCTCACCAAAAAGGAAATTTTACAAAATAACGGCGTTGTACTTATACCCCTTGATGAAAATGAGCTGGACCAGGTGGTGATTTCGGTGGCGCGTTTTAAACTTCAAAGGGACGAAATTCCTCAAAAAATAGTAAGTATTTCACCTTCCGAAGTTCAACTGGCGGCTCCCCAGACTTCAGCTGATCTTCTTGAAAGTACCGGCCAGGTGTATGTGCAGAAGAGTCAGCTTGGTGGAGGGAGCCCCATGATTCGCGGCTTCGCAACGAATCGTTTACTGATCACCGTCGATGGCGTTCGTATGAATACGGCTATTTTTCGTAGCGGAAATCTTCAAAATGTGATTTCCATAGATCCGCTTTTTATTGATAAGGCCGAAATTATTCTCGGTCCCGGTTCGGTAGTTTACGGTAGTGACGCGATTGGTGGTGTGATGAATTTCTATACCCTGGAGCCGAATTTTAGCATTGACGAGAACACTTCTTTTTCGGGAAATATTTATTCGCGTTTCGCCACCGTTAATAATGAAAATACGGTACATACGCATTTGAATATAGGCAGGGAGAAATGGGCATTTATGTCGGCCGTTACCTATTCCGATTTCGGCGACCTGAAAATGGGAAGCCACGGCCCCGATGATTACCTGCGTCCCGACTACGCTACTCGTGAAAATGGAGAGGATGTGATGGTTGAAAATGAAGATTCGGAAGTGCAGAAACCCACAGGTTACAATCAGCTTAATCTGCTTCAAAAAATAAATTATAAACCATCGGGAGACTGGAATTTTGACCTTGGACTAATCTATTCTGAAACCTCTGATATTCCTCGTTATGACCGACTTTATCGAAAAAGAGACGGCGTTTTTCGGTCAGCTGAATGGTATTATGGTCCGCAGAAATGGCTTTTGGGAGACATCAATATTGGTCATTCCGGTAATTCTGCATTATATGATAAGGCGAAATTCACGGCTGCCTACCAGTTTTTCGCGGAAAGCCGGCACGACCGGGCTTTTGGTGACCCAATTCTTTTTTCCACGGAAGAGAAGGTCAATGCCTGGTCGGCAACTCTCGACTATGAAAAGGATTTTTCAGATTCCAAATTGTTTTACGGATTCGAATATGTAATAAATACTATCAATTCTGAAGGAAATTTCCGAAATATCGAAACTGAAGAAACCGGAGCTACAGCTAGCAGATATCCCGATGGTTCCAGTTGGCAATCGATGGCTATTTATGTGGGCCATCAGTGGCGTCTTCAGAATGATCTTTCGCTGCAGTCAGGATTGAGGTACAATCAGGTGCTCGTAAATGCCAGTTTTGAGGATCAATTCTATGATTTTCCTTTTGAAAATGCCGATATCAATACCGGTGCCTTAACCGGAAGTCTCGGAATTAACTGGAAGCAAAGCGATTTTTTAAGATTACGGGCAGCTGCTTCCACAGCTTTTCGTGCGCCAAATATCGATGATATCGGGAAGATCTTCGATTCGGAACCGGGATCGGTGGTGGTGCCAAATCCCGACCTGAAACCGGAATATGCTTATAATGGTGAAATTGGGGCCGACCTAAATTTTAACGAAAAGATAAAATTGACGCTTAGCGGCTATTATACGTATCTCGATAATGCGATGGTTCGAAGGGATTTTTCCCTCGACGGAAAAACATTCATCGATTACCAGGGAGAACCAAGCCGGATTCAGGCGATACAGAATGTATCTCATGCCTATGTCTATGGTATTGAAGCCGGCCTGGAAGCTAATGTCACCGAAAATCTTCAGCTGAATTCCCAGTTTTCATACACCTATGGAAGGGAGGAAGAAGGTGGCGAATATGTGCCTTTAAGGCATGCCGCGCCCTTATTTGGGAATGCGCATTTGATCTGGCAAAAACGCAAATTCAAATTCGATATTTTTACCGAATACAACGGTCAATTTGACTTTGAAGACCTGGCACCGGGTGAACAGGATAAGCCTTATTTGTACGCTTTGGATGAAAATGGAAACCCTTATTCCCCTTCCTGGTACACGCTGAATTTAACCGGACAATACCGTATGAATTCCAACTGGCTGGCGACTGTTTCCGTAGAAAATATTACCGACCAGAGATATCGCACTTATTCTTCAGGTATTGCTGCCGCCGGGCGTAATCTCATTATCGCCCTTTCATATTCATTTTAG
- the ileS gene encoding isoleucine--tRNA ligase gives MSKKFPEYKGLDLPKVAEEILNYWEENDIFKKSVTTREGKEPFIFFEGPPSANGLPGIHHVMARAIKDIFCRYKTQKGFQVKRKAGWDTHGLPVELGVEKELGITKEDIGKKISVEEYNEACKNAVMRYTDVWNDLTRKMGYWVDMDDPYITYKSKYMETVWWLLSEIYKKDLIYKGYTIQPYSPKAGTGLSSHELNQPGTYQDVTDTTVTAMFKVTDASASPIGRDLEGAFFIAWTTTPWTLPSNTALTVGPKIEYVTVKTYNQYTFEPITIVVAKELAAKQFDKKFRKAESLEDLQSYSEGDNLPAGKAGKIPYLISEESFLGKDLVGIKYEQLLPYAQPFEHPENAFRVISGDFVTTEDGTGIVHTSPTFGADDAMAAKNATPEVPPLLVKDENGNLVPLVDLQGRFRPEMGEHAGKYVKNEYYDDGEAPEKSVDVELAIKLKEENRAFKVEKYVHSYPNCWRTDKPILYYPLDSWFIKVTDFKDRMYELNKGINWKPKSTGEGRFGNWLANANDWNLSRSRYWGIPLPIWRTEDGKEAKVIGSIAELKEEMKKSVEAGFMDKDIFADFDPSDMSDENYDKVDLHKNVVDEITLVSDSGKPMKREADLIDVWFDSGSMPYSQWHYPFENKEKVEKKWRKADFIAEGVDQTRGWFYTLHAIATMIFDDVAYKNVVSNGLVLDKNGQKMSKRLGNAVDPFETLAVYGADATRWYMISNANPWDNLKFDIEGIGEVQRKFFGTLYNTYSFFTLYANIDEFTYSEEDIPLAERPEIDRWILSELHTLIEKVDKFYADYEPTKATRAISEFVQENLSNWYVRLSRRRFWKGDYEKDKISAYQTLYSCLETVAKLGAPVAPFFMDRLFKDLNAATGKDTSDSVHTADFPIYKPEFVDKSLEHKMEKAQTISSLVLSLRKKEMIKVRQPLQKVMIPVLDEEQKEEIRAVEDLIKSEVNVKELELIDDASGILVKQIKPNFRVLGPRFGKDMKLIVSKINQFNAEDIATIEKEGSIKVEINGNLVNLSSEEVEITSQDIEGWLVASSGNLTVALDVSITPELKKEGVARELVNRIQNLRKDSGFEVTDTIDVTLQKDGIVEDAVNENITYIKNETLTAKLEFAEVVDEGAEIEFDDVTTRLFIKKH, from the coding sequence ATGAGCAAAAAGTTTCCTGAATATAAAGGACTTGACTTGCCAAAAGTGGCGGAGGAAATCTTAAACTATTGGGAAGAGAATGATATTTTCAAAAAAAGTGTGACTACCCGCGAAGGAAAGGAACCTTTCATCTTTTTTGAAGGTCCGCCTTCTGCTAATGGCTTACCGGGAATTCATCACGTAATGGCGCGTGCCATCAAAGATATTTTCTGTAGATATAAGACTCAAAAAGGTTTTCAGGTAAAACGTAAGGCTGGCTGGGATACGCATGGTTTGCCTGTAGAGTTGGGTGTAGAGAAAGAACTCGGCATCACCAAGGAAGATATCGGTAAAAAGATCAGTGTAGAGGAGTATAACGAAGCCTGTAAAAATGCGGTGATGCGTTATACCGATGTGTGGAACGATCTTACCCGCAAAATGGGTTATTGGGTAGATATGGATGATCCCTATATCACCTACAAATCAAAATATATGGAAACGGTCTGGTGGCTACTTTCCGAGATTTACAAAAAAGACCTGATCTATAAAGGTTATACCATTCAACCATATTCGCCAAAGGCAGGGACAGGTTTGAGTTCTCATGAGCTGAATCAGCCTGGAACTTACCAGGATGTAACCGATACCACAGTTACTGCGATGTTTAAGGTAACTGATGCTTCTGCCTCTCCCATTGGGCGAGATTTAGAGGGGGCTTTTTTCATCGCCTGGACGACGACGCCATGGACGCTGCCTTCCAACACCGCGCTTACGGTAGGGCCGAAGATTGAATACGTTACTGTAAAAACTTACAATCAGTATACTTTTGAGCCTATCACCATTGTGGTGGCAAAAGAGCTGGCTGCGAAGCAATTTGATAAAAAATTCAGAAAAGCTGAATCTTTAGAAGATCTTCAGTCTTATTCTGAAGGAGATAACCTGCCTGCCGGCAAGGCAGGAAAGATTCCATATTTAATATCTGAAGAAAGCTTTTTAGGAAAAGATCTTGTAGGGATCAAATATGAGCAGTTGTTGCCATATGCGCAGCCATTTGAGCATCCTGAAAATGCCTTTAGAGTGATCTCTGGTGATTTCGTAACCACTGAAGATGGGACCGGAATAGTGCATACTTCGCCGACCTTTGGTGCCGACGATGCCATGGCTGCTAAGAATGCGACTCCCGAAGTTCCGCCTTTACTGGTAAAAGACGAGAACGGAAATCTTGTTCCTCTCGTTGATCTTCAGGGAAGGTTCAGGCCGGAAATGGGCGAACACGCCGGGAAATATGTCAAAAATGAATATTATGACGATGGCGAAGCTCCGGAAAAGTCGGTAGATGTTGAGCTGGCGATCAAGCTGAAGGAAGAAAACCGCGCTTTTAAAGTTGAAAAATACGTTCACAGCTATCCTAATTGCTGGAGAACCGATAAACCTATTCTATATTATCCGCTGGATTCATGGTTCATAAAGGTGACCGACTTCAAGGACAGGATGTATGAATTGAATAAAGGCATTAACTGGAAACCTAAATCGACCGGGGAAGGTAGATTTGGAAACTGGCTTGCCAACGCCAACGACTGGAACCTTAGCCGAAGCCGTTACTGGGGAATTCCCTTGCCTATATGGAGAACTGAAGACGGGAAGGAAGCGAAAGTAATCGGTTCTATCGCTGAGTTGAAAGAAGAAATGAAAAAGTCGGTGGAAGCCGGCTTTATGGACAAAGATATTTTTGCCGATTTCGATCCTTCCGATATGAGCGATGAGAACTACGACAAGGTAGATCTTCATAAAAATGTGGTGGATGAGATCACCCTGGTTTCCGACTCGGGAAAACCAATGAAGCGCGAGGCTGATCTGATCGACGTTTGGTTCGATTCAGGCTCCATGCCTTATTCGCAGTGGCATTATCCGTTTGAAAACAAGGAAAAAGTAGAAAAGAAATGGCGCAAAGCCGATTTCATTGCCGAAGGTGTTGATCAAACCCGAGGCTGGTTCTACACGCTGCATGCGATCGCTACCATGATCTTTGATGATGTGGCCTATAAAAATGTGGTTTCTAACGGGCTCGTACTTGACAAGAACGGGCAAAAGATGTCCAAGCGTCTTGGCAATGCCGTAGATCCTTTTGAAACACTTGCTGTATATGGGGCAGATGCGACCCGCTGGTACATGATCTCCAACGCCAATCCCTGGGACAATCTGAAATTTGATATAGAGGGAATTGGCGAAGTGCAGCGCAAATTCTTCGGAACACTTTATAATACCTATTCATTCTTTACACTGTACGCTAATATTGATGAATTCACTTATTCCGAAGAAGATATTCCGCTTGCCGAAAGACCGGAGATCGATCGCTGGATCCTTTCAGAATTGCATACGCTTATTGAAAAAGTAGATAAGTTCTATGCCGATTATGAGCCTACAAAGGCGACACGGGCGATTTCAGAATTTGTTCAGGAAAATCTTTCCAACTGGTATGTGCGCTTAAGCCGAAGAAGGTTCTGGAAGGGCGATTATGAAAAAGACAAGATTTCGGCCTATCAAACGCTTTACAGCTGTTTGGAAACGGTAGCCAAACTTGGAGCGCCGGTTGCACCCTTCTTTATGGATCGCCTGTTCAAAGATTTGAATGCGGCAACAGGAAAAGATACCTCAGATTCGGTTCACACTGCTGATTTTCCAATTTATAAACCGGAATTTGTTGATAAATCCCTGGAGCATAAAATGGAAAAAGCCCAAACCATTTCTTCTTTAGTCCTGTCGCTCAGGAAGAAAGAGATGATCAAGGTGCGTCAACCACTCCAAAAGGTAATGATCCCGGTACTTGATGAAGAACAGAAGGAAGAGATCAGAGCGGTGGAAGATCTTATTAAATCAGAGGTGAATGTAAAGGAACTGGAACTTATCGATGATGCTTCAGGAATTCTTGTAAAGCAAATTAAACCTAACTTCAGAGTTTTAGGCCCGAGGTTTGGGAAAGATATGAAACTGATTGTCAGTAAGATAAATCAGTTTAATGCTGAAGATATCGCTACTATTGAGAAGGAAGGTAGTATTAAAGTTGAAATTAACGGAAATTTGGTTAATTTGTCTTCCGAAGAAGTGGAGATAACTTCTCAGGATATTGAAGGCTGGCTCGTTGCCAGCAGTGGCAATTTAACTGTTGCCCTTGACGTTAGTATCACTCCAGAACTTAAGAAGGAAGGCGTAGCCAGAGAGCTTGTAAACAGGATACAAAATCTTCGTAAGGATTCTGGTTTTGAAGTTACCGATACCATAGATGTGACCCTACAAAAAGACGGTATTGTCGAGGATGCCGTGAACGAGAATATAACCTATATTAAGAACGAAACATTAACTGCGAAGCTCGAATTTGCAGAGGTGGTAGATGAAGGTGCCGAAATTGAATTTGACGATGTTACCACGAGATTGTTTATTAAAAAACATTAA
- a CDS encoding TraR/DksA family transcriptional regulator: MSTEVKERYSDAELAEFKALIKQKIEKAQEQLEIYQNAYKNDGNNGTDDTSPTFKAFEEGSETMSKEANSQLAIRQEKFIRDLKNALMRIENKTYGVCRVTGKLIAKERLKLVPHATLSIEAKNMQR, encoded by the coding sequence ATGTCAACAGAAGTAAAAGAACGTTACAGTGATGCCGAACTGGCCGAGTTTAAAGCCCTTATCAAACAGAAAATTGAAAAGGCACAGGAGCAACTTGAGATCTATCAAAATGCCTACAAGAATGATGGTAATAATGGTACCGACGATACTTCTCCAACATTCAAGGCTTTCGAGGAGGGTAGTGAGACCATGAGCAAGGAAGCGAATTCACAACTGGCGATTCGTCAGGAGAAATTTATTCGTGATCTTAAAAACGCTTTGATGCGTATTGAAAACAAGACCTATGGTGTTTGCCGTGTTACTGGCAAGCTTATTGCAAAAGAAAGGCTGAAGCTGGTTCCTCATGCCACTTTGAGCATCGAGGCCAAAAATATGCAGCGTTAG
- a CDS encoding serine hydrolase domain-containing protein, which yields MKTIINSGIMLFLSISLFAQDINRKKIDSLFSIIDQNNKGMGSVSIFKNGKETYHNSIGYADYKNRKKANVETKYRIGSISKTFTAALVMQLIEEGKLQLDTKLSLFYPQIPNSDKIKIEDLLRHQSGLYNFTNSEDFEQWKGQKQSREQLLKRFTQNPIVFEPGEKTQYSNTNYVLLSFIVEDIEKTEFAEVLIKKILKPLHLENTYFGSELDPAKGEALAYQQSGDWTPVEETDMSIVLGAGGIISTPSDLNKFYTALFNGEIVKPESLSKMIKTQEDVGMGILKIPLLGRTFYGHTGGIDGFNSVVVFLPEEKTSIAFCSNARDMAPAQILEGVASIYFGEEYDLPSFESLELTTAQLKQFEGKYSAEGFPLILEIFEKDGQLMGQAEGQPSFPLEAYETNKFKFERLGLKLEFNTAENIMIFRQGKNEHELKRAL from the coding sequence ATGAAAACAATCATCAATTCAGGTATCATGTTGTTCCTAAGCATATCTCTATTTGCTCAGGACATTAATCGAAAGAAAATAGATAGCCTATTTTCTATCATTGATCAAAACAACAAGGGGATGGGTAGTGTATCCATCTTTAAAAACGGAAAAGAAACCTACCACAACAGCATTGGTTATGCAGATTATAAAAACAGGAAAAAGGCTAATGTCGAAACAAAATACCGTATAGGTTCTATTTCAAAAACTTTTACGGCCGCTCTGGTTATGCAGCTTATCGAGGAAGGAAAGTTACAGTTGGACACGAAGTTATCTCTATTCTATCCTCAAATCCCAAATTCTGATAAAATCAAAATCGAAGATTTGTTGAGACATCAAAGCGGGTTGTACAATTTCACCAATTCAGAAGATTTTGAGCAGTGGAAAGGTCAAAAACAAAGCAGGGAGCAGCTTTTGAAAAGGTTTACACAAAACCCGATCGTTTTTGAACCGGGAGAAAAAACACAATATTCAAATACAAATTATGTGCTCCTGTCTTTTATCGTAGAAGATATCGAAAAAACAGAATTTGCGGAGGTGCTTATTAAAAAGATCCTTAAACCGCTGCACCTTGAGAATACCTATTTCGGAAGCGAACTTGATCCTGCCAAAGGAGAGGCGTTGGCTTATCAGCAATCTGGAGATTGGACCCCTGTAGAAGAAACCGATATGAGTATAGTACTGGGGGCAGGCGGAATTATTTCAACCCCTTCCGATCTCAATAAGTTTTACACGGCTCTTTTCAATGGAGAAATCGTGAAACCCGAAAGCCTGTCCAAAATGATAAAGACGCAGGAAGATGTTGGAATGGGAATTCTTAAAATACCACTATTAGGAAGGACTTTTTACGGTCATACCGGCGGAATAGACGGTTTTAACAGTGTCGTGGTATTTCTTCCAGAAGAAAAAACCTCCATAGCATTTTGTTCAAATGCCCGCGATATGGCTCCTGCTCAAATTCTTGAAGGAGTGGCAAGTATCTATTTTGGAGAGGAGTATGATTTGCCTTCTTTTGAAAGCCTTGAACTTACCACCGCACAACTCAAACAATTTGAAGGTAAATACAGTGCAGAAGGATTTCCTCTAATTCTGGAAATTTTTGAGAAGGATGGCCAACTTATGGGGCAGGCAGAGGGTCAGCCATCTTTTCCGCTTGAAGCTTATGAAACCAACAAATTCAAATTTGAGAGATTGGGACTAAAGCTGGAATTCAATACCGCCGAAAATATTATGATTTTCAGGCAGGGAAAAAATGAACACGAGCTAAAAAGAGCTTTATAA
- a CDS encoding lipoprotein signal peptidase, whose translation MSLKKAGIIIVLVLLIDQIVKLYIKTHFALGEEIEVFDWFRILFVENEGMAWGTKIPGEHGKLILTLFRLFAILGIGWWLWDSVKKGGSRILIISIALIFAGAFGNIIDSVFYGVLFSDSYGHVATFLPEGGGYSSIFHGKVVDMLYFPLWKGYLPTWIPLWGGNYFTFFEPVFNIADSAISVGVAILLIFNKKAFPKHQEKEIE comes from the coding sequence ATGTCTCTGAAAAAAGCAGGAATCATCATCGTTCTGGTATTACTTATTGACCAGATCGTTAAATTATATATTAAAACCCACTTCGCTTTAGGAGAAGAAATTGAAGTTTTCGACTGGTTCAGGATCTTGTTCGTTGAAAATGAAGGTATGGCCTGGGGTACAAAGATACCCGGGGAACACGGGAAACTTATTCTTACGCTTTTCAGGCTTTTCGCTATTCTGGGAATTGGCTGGTGGCTATGGGATTCGGTTAAAAAAGGAGGTTCCAGGATTTTAATTATTTCCATCGCTCTTATTTTTGCCGGCGCCTTCGGAAATATTATAGATTCTGTTTTCTACGGAGTACTTTTTTCTGACAGTTATGGCCATGTTGCGACCTTCTTGCCTGAGGGCGGCGGTTACAGTTCAATTTTCCACGGAAAGGTGGTTGATATGCTTTATTTTCCTTTATGGAAAGGCTACCTGCCCACGTGGATTCCCTTATGGGGTGGCAATTATTTTACGTTTTTCGAGCCTGTTTTTAATATTGCAGATTCGGCTATCAGCGTAGGAGTCGCTATCCTGCTTATCTTTAATAAGAAAGCATTTCCAAAGCATCAGGAAAAAGAAATAGAATAA
- a CDS encoding response regulator has protein sequence MGQKVELACIIDDDKIYVNLVKKIIEIKKLSENLLIYKNGKEALDYFTNIMENATDENKLPDIIFLDLNMPVMDGWEFLNEFIKVKNNLNKKITLYVVSSSIDPRDLERAKSFNLVTDYLIKPIELKKFEKIFDRPAA, from the coding sequence ATGGGGCAAAAAGTAGAACTGGCGTGTATCATTGATGACGACAAGATATACGTAAATCTGGTTAAGAAAATCATTGAGATTAAAAAACTCTCAGAAAATCTTCTTATTTATAAAAACGGCAAAGAGGCTTTGGACTATTTTACCAATATAATGGAAAATGCCACCGACGAAAACAAGCTTCCCGATATTATATTCCTTGATTTAAACATGCCGGTGATGGATGGCTGGGAATTTTTAAATGAGTTCATCAAAGTGAAGAATAATCTGAATAAGAAGATTACCCTGTATGTTGTGAGTTCGTCAATAGATCCGCGCGATCTGGAAAGGGCAAAGTCTTTCAACCTTGTGACCGATTACCTGATCAAACCTATCGAGCTGAAAAAATTTGAGAAGATCTTTGATCGCCCAGCTGCTTAA
- a CDS encoding sensor histidine kinase, which yields MLSDLQLNSILEDFDIAYWKINLFSKEIIWSEHFNSLVGKPEIREDRFEYFINHILHADYRYDFRIHFEELIKKNEPFSFEIKLKLGNGKYRWFECRNLKNKGQNVRETAVLLFVNIHQSKRDQYTIEENFFYYRETAEMTSTGGWYVDTLNKHIYWDEVSKKILDCPRDFQPAYEDHMKFYAAEHHNRMRNAFEKCEKYGIPFKLELKMVSFQQKEFWVRLTGKPVYNEDQEVIGIRGVLQNIDDNKNNEINLQNSLDIIATQNSRLFNFAHIVSHHLRSHSSNLSLIVELLREAKTDTDKLDLLANVEDVSENLDTAISRLNDIVSIQTSLRKERVWIKFEEALEVVLASISSLINRENAKIVAEFHDLKEIRYIPEYLESILLNLITNAIRYKQPGRKPVIFIQTYTEHDKEYLEVSDNGMGIDLEEYGEKMFGMYKTFNQNNPEAKGIGLFITKNQVEALGGNISVSSTVEIGTTFKIKF from the coding sequence ATGCTCAGCGACCTGCAGTTAAATAGCATTCTGGAAGATTTTGATATCGCCTACTGGAAAATCAACCTCTTTTCGAAGGAGATCATATGGTCTGAGCACTTCAATTCCCTTGTCGGCAAGCCTGAAATCCGGGAAGACCGCTTTGAATATTTCATTAATCATATTCTGCACGCCGACTACCGTTACGATTTCAGAATCCATTTTGAGGAACTTATTAAAAAGAATGAACCTTTTAGTTTTGAGATCAAATTAAAGCTCGGCAACGGTAAATATCGCTGGTTTGAATGTCGGAATTTGAAGAATAAAGGGCAAAATGTTCGGGAAACGGCTGTACTCCTTTTTGTGAATATCCATCAGAGCAAGCGCGACCAGTACACCATCGAGGAAAATTTCTTCTATTATCGCGAAACTGCCGAAATGACCTCCACCGGGGGCTGGTATGTAGACACGCTGAACAAACATATTTACTGGGACGAAGTTTCAAAAAAGATCCTTGATTGTCCGCGCGATTTTCAACCGGCCTATGAAGATCACATGAAATTCTATGCCGCTGAACATCACAACCGAATGCGTAATGCATTTGAAAAATGTGAGAAATATGGTATCCCTTTTAAACTGGAACTGAAAATGGTTTCTTTTCAGCAGAAGGAATTTTGGGTGCGCCTCACCGGGAAGCCGGTTTACAATGAAGACCAGGAAGTTATTGGCATTCGCGGCGTACTTCAAAATATTGATGATAATAAAAATAACGAAATCAACCTTCAGAATTCTCTGGATATCATAGCCACACAAAATTCAAGGCTATTCAATTTTGCACATATCGTCTCCCATCATTTAAGATCTCACAGCAGTAATCTGAGCCTGATCGTGGAACTGCTTCGGGAAGCAAAAACCGATACGGACAAACTGGACCTTCTGGCAAATGTTGAAGACGTTTCCGAAAATCTCGATACTGCAATTTCAAGGCTGAATGATATTGTAAGCATTCAAACTTCACTTCGCAAAGAAAGGGTGTGGATTAAATTTGAAGAAGCACTTGAAGTGGTTTTGGCTTCCATCTCTTCCTTGATTAATCGAGAAAATGCAAAAATCGTCGCTGAATTTCACGATTTAAAAGAAATTCGCTATATCCCTGAATATCTTGAAAGTATTTTACTAAATTTAATCACCAATGCGATCCGGTACAAACAACCGGGCCGGAAACCGGTGATTTTTATACAGACCTATACCGAGCATGATAAGGAATATCTGGAGGTAAGTGATAATGGTATGGGAATCGATCTGGAAGAGTACGGAGAAAAAATGTTTGGCATGTACAAAACTTTCAACCAGAACAATCCGGAGGCAAAAGGAATCGGTTTATTCATTACAAAAAACCAGGTGGAAGCCCTGGGGGGAAATATTTCAGTTAGTAGTACCGTTGAAATCGGAACTACCTTTAAAATAAAATTCTAG
- a CDS encoding 5-formyltetrahydrofolate cyclo-ligase: MKKSELRKKYKELRLQLSDEEIEDKSIQIANKALELPIWNYKFYHLFLSITSQKEVNTEYLLQVLQGKDKNVVIPKTDFKTGKLFHYLLTDQTLIKTNRWNIPEPQEGIEISTEKLDVVFIPLLAFDQKGHRVGYGKGFYDRFLAGCRPDIVKIGVSFFGPVKEIKEVYASDIPLSYCVTPEKIYKFGH, encoded by the coding sequence ATGAAGAAGAGTGAACTCCGTAAGAAATACAAAGAACTTAGGCTTCAGTTAAGCGATGAGGAGATAGAGGATAAAAGTATTCAAATTGCCAATAAGGCCCTGGAGCTACCAATCTGGAATTATAAATTTTATCATTTATTCCTCAGCATTACTTCCCAAAAGGAGGTAAATACCGAATATCTTTTGCAGGTTTTACAGGGAAAAGATAAGAACGTGGTAATTCCAAAAACCGACTTTAAAACGGGAAAGCTTTTTCATTATTTACTTACCGATCAGACCCTTATTAAGACTAACCGTTGGAATATTCCTGAGCCACAGGAAGGAATAGAAATCTCAACCGAAAAACTCGATGTTGTATTTATTCCACTGCTGGCTTTTGATCAAAAAGGCCATCGCGTGGGTTACGGAAAAGGCTTTTATGATCGCTTTCTTGCCGGCTGCCGCCCCGATATTGTAAAAATTGGTGTATCTTTCTTTGGCCCTGTAAAAGAAATAAAGGAGGTTTATGCCAGTGATATCCCATTAAGTTACTGTGTGACACCCGAGAAAATCTATAAATTCGGTCATTAA